The proteins below come from a single Balaenoptera musculus isolate JJ_BM4_2016_0621 chromosome 1, mBalMus1.pri.v3, whole genome shotgun sequence genomic window:
- the LOC118886252 gene encoding cytochrome c oxidase subunit 7C, mitochondrial-like, translated as MLGQSTQRFTTSVIHRSHYEEGPGKNLPFSVENKWRSLATMTLYFGSDFCCTFL; from the coding sequence ATGTTGGGACAAAGCACCCAGAGGTTCACAACCTCTGTGATCCATAGGAGCCACTATGAGGAGGGTCCAGGGAAGAATTTACCATTTTCAGTGGAAAACAAATGGCGGTCACTAGCTACGATGACTTTGTACTTTGGTTCTGACTTTTGCTGCACCTTTCTATAA